One Halofilum ochraceum genomic window carries:
- a CDS encoding protein adenylyltransferase SelO — protein sequence MSTAETARPATLTLDNSYLRLPEGFYAKVAPTPVAEPKLIRINRPLAAELGLDADALASPEGVEMLAGNRVPDGAEPLALAYAGHQFGNFVPSLGDGRAVLLGELIDRTGRRRDVQLKGAGLTPFSRAGDGRASIGPVMREYLVSEGMAGLGIETTRALAMVATGQPVYRQQVEPGAVLTRIAASHVRVGTFEYFYRRGDHDSVRALADYVIERHYPEIADQDNPYAALLTEVVTRTADLVADWLGVGFIHGVMNTDNVSIAGETMDYGPCAFMDSYHPATVYSSIDVQGRYAYNQQPRVAHWNLAQFAQSLLPLLAADEDEAMEVARAALDHYAPRFEETYHALLRRKLGLATEGEGDVDLAMDLLKRMAEQRADFTLTFRRLADLQRDDTGNDETVRTLFEDPSAFDAWAEKWRERLVAEDSDDDTRRTAMRATNPAYIPRNHRVEQAISAAMREDDFTPMERLLEVLASPFEDHPEHADLAKPPKPEEVVQRTFCGT from the coding sequence ATGAGCACCGCCGAGACCGCCCGGCCCGCGACGCTGACGCTCGACAACAGCTATCTCCGCCTGCCTGAGGGCTTCTACGCCAAAGTCGCCCCGACGCCGGTCGCGGAGCCGAAGCTGATCCGGATCAACCGGCCGCTGGCGGCGGAACTCGGGCTGGATGCGGACGCGCTCGCGTCGCCCGAGGGTGTCGAGATGCTGGCCGGCAACCGGGTCCCGGACGGGGCCGAGCCGCTGGCGCTGGCCTATGCGGGTCACCAGTTCGGCAATTTCGTCCCCAGCCTCGGGGATGGCCGGGCCGTGCTGCTCGGCGAACTGATCGACCGCACGGGCCGGCGCCGCGATGTCCAGCTCAAGGGCGCCGGCCTGACGCCGTTTTCCCGTGCCGGCGATGGCCGTGCGTCGATCGGGCCGGTCATGCGCGAGTACCTTGTCAGCGAGGGCATGGCCGGTCTCGGCATCGAGACCACGCGCGCCCTCGCGATGGTCGCGACGGGTCAGCCGGTCTATCGCCAGCAGGTCGAGCCGGGCGCCGTGCTCACCCGGATCGCCGCCAGCCATGTCCGTGTCGGGACGTTCGAATATTTCTACCGCCGGGGCGATCACGACAGCGTGCGCGCACTCGCCGATTATGTGATCGAACGGCACTATCCGGAGATCGCCGACCAGGATAACCCCTACGCCGCACTGCTGACCGAGGTCGTGACCCGTACCGCCGATCTGGTCGCGGACTGGCTCGGCGTCGGATTCATCCATGGCGTCATGAATACCGACAATGTCTCCATCGCCGGAGAGACAATGGACTATGGTCCCTGTGCGTTCATGGACAGCTACCACCCCGCGACGGTCTACAGCTCGATCGATGTCCAGGGCCGCTACGCCTACAACCAGCAGCCGCGGGTCGCGCACTGGAATCTCGCGCAGTTTGCCCAGTCACTGCTGCCGCTGCTGGCCGCGGACGAGGACGAAGCGATGGAGGTGGCGCGCGCGGCGCTCGACCACTATGCCCCCCGCTTCGAAGAGACCTACCACGCGCTGCTGCGGCGCAAGCTCGGGCTCGCGACCGAAGGCGAAGGGGATGTCGACCTTGCGATGGACCTGCTCAAGCGCATGGCCGAGCAGCGCGCGGACTTCACGCTGACCTTCCGGCGCCTGGCCGACCTGCAGCGTGATGACACCGGCAACGATGAGACCGTGCGGACGCTGTTCGAGGATCCCTCCGCGTTCGACGCCTGGGCCGAGAAGTGGCGTGAGCGGCTCGTGGCCGAGGACAGCGACGACGACACGCGCCGCACCGCGATGCGTGCGACCAATCCGGCCTATATCCCGCGTAATCACCGCGTCGAGCAGGCCATCAGCGCGGCCATGAGGGAGGATGACTTCACCCCGATGGAGCGGCTCCTCGAGGTCCTGGCGAGTCCATTCGAGGACCACCCGGAACACGCTGATCTCGCAAAGCCGCCGAAACCGGAAGAGGTCGTCCAGCGCACCTTCTGCGGGACCTGA
- a CDS encoding response regulator transcription factor encodes MSSEQVYIVDDDPDVREATSFLVTTAGYPAESFETPEELLNRVARDSAGCLILDVRLPGMNGLELQRELAEREIRMPIIFITGHGDIPMAVEAVNAGALDFLEKPFDNDSLLARVEEAIVADRERRTREAASADIDQRLERLTPRERQVMEGILAGKLNKVIGYELEMSTRTVEVHRGRILDKLGARNAPEMVRLVLAGNRYRDWSPTVDGRGSPGA; translated from the coding sequence ATGAGCAGTGAACAGGTCTACATCGTCGACGATGACCCCGACGTCCGTGAAGCGACTTCATTCCTCGTGACGACGGCGGGTTATCCCGCCGAATCGTTCGAGACACCCGAGGAGTTGCTCAACCGGGTCGCCCGGGACAGTGCCGGCTGCCTCATCCTGGATGTCCGCCTGCCCGGAATGAACGGGCTTGAACTGCAGCGCGAACTCGCCGAACGCGAGATCCGCATGCCCATCATCTTCATTACCGGCCATGGCGACATCCCGATGGCGGTCGAAGCCGTCAACGCGGGTGCGCTCGATTTCCTCGAGAAGCCGTTCGACAACGATTCGCTGCTCGCGCGCGTGGAAGAGGCCATCGTGGCCGACCGGGAGCGCCGCACACGCGAGGCCGCGTCCGCCGATATCGACCAGCGGCTGGAGCGGCTGACGCCGCGCGAGCGGCAGGTCATGGAGGGCATTCTCGCGGGGAAACTCAACAAGGTGATCGGCTACGAACTCGAGATGAGTACGCGCACGGTGGAGGTCCATCGTGGCCGCATTCTCGACAAACTGGGCGCGCGCAATGCGCCCGAAATGGTCCGGCTGGTGCTCGCCGGAAACCGTTATCGTGACTGGAGCCCGACGGTGGACGGGAGAGGAAGTCCTGGAGCCTGA
- a CDS encoding sensor histidine kinase, producing the protein MTRAAAPGIGRLAWIVGSAAAAFALMVLLGLAALQFTAAQPPVPLIWPAAGIALALTFRFGWPAAVGTALGAAILHGAIGTPLWPALALGAVTGIAGIASAAILRRLRFNPTFPRVRDAILLLAVGGGLTAVLSAVGGTMVVAGLTPDFAATFGLCWIADAMGMILLAPPLLALRAPHMSAREAFEASGWVIAGVLFVYGVYAGGLSAPVALASSYAVFPLVLAVALRFGAAITGIAVAAIAAVALLCTGLDKGPFAQTNMIANLLSLHAHLAMLGVTGLVLAAARTERDAADEQAREHLRTLARAGRIDAMSSMAAGIAHEVNQPLSAVNSYAHAAQRMLRDGRPPDEVADALERVVKGNERAAAIVRRVRTFLRTGDGERVRSDLNTLACEAIELTVPEYRRQRVSLTSDRASRPLMVEVDPVAIRQVVVNLLQNALDAVHEAPSDRLRWVRVTTRAIEADHEAELTVEDSGPGLPAEERHHLFEPLVTGRSGGTGLGLAIVRSLVEAHGGTVEAGDAEGGGALFRIRIPAAAAQKKEAA; encoded by the coding sequence ATGACGCGGGCTGCGGCCCCCGGCATCGGCAGGCTCGCCTGGATCGTGGGGAGCGCCGCGGCCGCGTTCGCCCTCATGGTGCTGTTGGGTCTCGCCGCCCTGCAGTTCACCGCGGCCCAGCCGCCGGTCCCGTTGATCTGGCCCGCCGCGGGGATCGCGCTCGCGTTGACCTTCCGTTTCGGGTGGCCGGCTGCGGTCGGTACCGCGCTCGGCGCCGCCATTCTCCACGGCGCGATCGGTACGCCGCTCTGGCCGGCGCTGGCACTCGGCGCCGTGACCGGCATCGCCGGTATCGCCAGCGCGGCGATCCTGCGCCGGCTGCGCTTCAACCCGACCTTTCCACGGGTGCGCGATGCCATCCTGCTGCTGGCGGTCGGTGGCGGCCTGACCGCGGTCCTCAGCGCTGTCGGCGGGACCATGGTGGTCGCCGGTCTGACACCGGACTTCGCCGCCACGTTCGGCCTGTGCTGGATCGCCGACGCCATGGGCATGATCCTGCTGGCGCCACCGCTGCTCGCCCTGCGGGCACCGCATATGAGTGCGCGCGAGGCATTCGAGGCCAGTGGCTGGGTGATCGCCGGCGTGCTGTTCGTGTATGGCGTCTATGCCGGTGGGCTGTCCGCGCCGGTCGCCCTCGCCTCCTCGTATGCGGTCTTTCCGCTTGTGCTCGCGGTCGCGTTGCGTTTCGGGGCCGCCATCACCGGCATCGCGGTCGCCGCCATCGCCGCCGTGGCGCTGCTGTGTACGGGGCTCGACAAGGGCCCGTTCGCACAGACCAACATGATCGCGAATCTCCTCTCCCTGCATGCCCATCTGGCCATGCTCGGGGTCACCGGCTTGGTCCTCGCCGCGGCCCGCACGGAACGCGACGCCGCCGACGAGCAGGCTCGGGAACACCTGCGAACGCTGGCCCGGGCCGGGCGGATCGATGCGATGAGCAGCATGGCCGCGGGCATCGCGCACGAGGTCAACCAGCCGCTGTCGGCGGTCAACAGCTACGCGCACGCGGCCCAGCGGATGCTGCGCGACGGCCGGCCACCGGACGAGGTCGCCGACGCGCTCGAGCGGGTGGTCAAGGGGAACGAACGGGCGGCCGCAATTGTCCGGCGCGTGCGGACGTTCCTCCGCACCGGCGATGGTGAACGCGTGCGTTCGGACCTGAACACGCTCGCCTGCGAAGCGATCGAACTCACCGTGCCGGAATACCGGCGTCAGCGGGTCAGCTTGACCAGCGATCGGGCATCGCGGCCGCTGATGGTCGAGGTTGACCCGGTCGCGATCCGCCAGGTGGTCGTCAACCTGCTGCAGAACGCCCTAGACGCGGTCCATGAAGCGCCCAGCGACCGCCTGCGCTGGGTGCGGGTGACCACCCGTGCCATAGAGGCGGACCACGAAGCCGAACTCACGGTGGAAGACAGCGGGCCCGGTCTGCCCGCGGAGGAACGGCACCATCTCTTCGAGCCGCTGGTGACCGGCCGCAGCGGCGGCACCGGCCTCGGGCTGGCGATCGTACGCTCGCTGGTCGAGGCGCACGGCGGAACGGTGGAGGCCGGAGATGCCGAGGGTGGCGGCGCCCTCTTCCGGATCCGGATACCGGCAGCGGCAGCGCAAAAGAAGGAGGCGGCATGA
- a CDS encoding DoxX family protein, giving the protein MTVQTHVHGSIDSGHGIAATFAPHAHWLLRAGLASVFLFHGLQKFLVSGIEGFAGMMGLPVVIAGLVALAEVLAGAGIIAGATLRGRFGDLVTRLSGLAVAPVMLGAIAMVHWGQWSFVASQSHPMGGMEFQVVLLLLGVYFLIRGNDG; this is encoded by the coding sequence ATGACGGTACAAACGCACGTTCACGGCAGCATCGATTCCGGTCATGGTATCGCCGCTACATTCGCGCCGCATGCGCACTGGCTGCTGCGCGCCGGGCTCGCGAGCGTCTTCCTTTTCCACGGGCTGCAGAAATTCCTCGTGTCCGGTATCGAGGGATTCGCCGGCATGATGGGCCTGCCGGTGGTGATCGCCGGCCTCGTGGCGCTGGCCGAAGTCCTCGCCGGCGCCGGCATCATTGCAGGCGCGACCCTCCGCGGCCGCTTCGGAGACCTCGTCACCCGCCTGTCCGGACTCGCTGTCGCACCGGTCATGCTTGGCGCCATCGCCATGGTGCACTGGGGCCAGTGGAGCTTCGTCGCCAGCCAGAGTCACCCCATGGGCGGCATGGAATTCCAGGTGGTCCTGCTGCTGCTCGGCGTGTACTTCCTGATCCGCGGCAACGACGGCTGA
- the amrA gene encoding AmmeMemoRadiSam system protein A, translated as MTGAAQSPHLQPWGPDLLAVAERAIDHGLAHGLPPDLDIEGWPELLRAERSSFVTLKTTNGHLRGCIGSIEPHRPLVADINANAFAAAFEDPRFPPLRKTERAGLACELSVLTRPEPMEFADETDLVQRLVPGVDGVLIKAGTRRGTLLPAVWEQLPDPLEFWRTLKEKAGIAQGMLPDDLAVYRYRAEHIGG; from the coding sequence ATGACCGGGGCGGCGCAGAGCCCGCATCTGCAACCCTGGGGTCCCGATCTGCTTGCCGTTGCCGAACGGGCGATCGACCACGGCCTCGCGCACGGCCTGCCGCCGGACCTCGACATCGAAGGCTGGCCGGAGCTGCTGCGGGCGGAGCGTTCCAGCTTCGTTACTCTGAAGACGACCAATGGTCACCTGCGCGGCTGCATCGGGTCGATCGAGCCGCACCGGCCACTGGTTGCCGATATCAACGCCAATGCGTTTGCCGCGGCTTTCGAGGATCCGCGATTCCCGCCACTGCGGAAGACCGAGCGCGCTGGCCTGGCCTGCGAGCTATCCGTCCTCACACGGCCCGAACCGATGGAATTCGCGGATGAGACCGATCTCGTCCAGCGCCTTGTGCCGGGCGTTGACGGCGTTCTCATCAAGGCCGGTACCCGCCGTGGCACACTGCTGCCTGCGGTCTGGGAACAATTGCCCGATCCGCTGGAATTCTGGCGGACGCTCAAGGAGAAAGCGGGCATTGCGCAGGGGATGCTGCCCGACGACCTGGCCGTCTATCGCTACCGCGCGGAGCATATCGGCGGGTGA
- the amrB gene encoding AmmeMemoRadiSam system protein B, translating into MGDKVRGPAVAGQFYSGQADVLRREVDALLGAADSPDEPAPKAIIAPHAGFMFSGGVAATAYARLRPASGRIRRVVVLGPSHFVPFRGLAASSAEWFETPMGRLRVDTSGLATVLDFPSVEVVDAAHAREHSIETQLPFIQQVLGNDVTIVPLVVGDARPSTVGQVLAALWGDEETAIAISSDLSHFHDDRSARRLDQATAHTIESLRGSELRAENACGFLPVAGLLWNAQQRAATVHTLELKTSADAGAPPDSVVGYGAFTLQERAA; encoded by the coding sequence ATGGGTGACAAAGTACGCGGACCCGCCGTGGCGGGCCAGTTCTACTCCGGGCAGGCGGATGTCCTGCGCAGGGAGGTCGATGCGTTGCTTGGCGCGGCCGATTCCCCGGACGAGCCGGCGCCGAAGGCGATCATCGCGCCGCACGCGGGATTCATGTTCTCGGGCGGCGTCGCGGCGACCGCTTATGCACGTCTCCGCCCGGCCAGCGGCCGGATCCGTCGCGTGGTGGTCCTAGGGCCCTCGCATTTCGTGCCTTTCCGCGGGCTTGCCGCCAGCAGCGCCGAATGGTTCGAGACACCGATGGGACGACTGCGGGTCGATACCTCCGGGCTCGCAACGGTGCTGGACTTCCCCTCCGTCGAGGTCGTCGATGCCGCCCATGCACGCGAGCATTCGATCGAGACCCAGTTGCCGTTCATCCAGCAGGTTCTGGGAAACGATGTGACGATCGTCCCGCTGGTCGTCGGTGACGCGCGGCCGAGCACGGTCGGCCAGGTGCTGGCGGCCCTGTGGGGCGATGAGGAGACCGCGATCGCGATCAGTTCCGATCTATCGCACTTCCACGATGATCGTTCGGCACGGCGACTGGATCAGGCGACCGCGCACACGATCGAAAGCCTGCGCGGCAGCGAACTCCGCGCGGAAAATGCCTGCGGCTTCCTGCCGGTGGCCGGACTGCTGTGGAATGCGCAGCAGCGCGCGGCCACAGTGCATACGCTGGAGTTGAAGACCTCAGCCGATGCCGGCGCACCGCCTGACAGCGTGGTCGGTTACGGCGCCTTTACCCTCCAGGAGCGCGCGGCATGA